From the Verrucomicrobiota bacterium genome, one window contains:
- a CDS encoding HYR domain-containing protein, translating to MAADNVDGPVSVVASPASGSTFPLGTTTVSLTATDAAGNSANASFAVTVRDTTPPVISADATKTAEATSPTGAVVTFVAIATDTVSGNVPVNASPASGSTFGIGLSSVSLSATDAAGNTASGSILINVRDTTVPVISSLAPSSATLWPPNHKMVPITLTAVASDAVGVASLQIISATSNEPDNGLGDGDTAGDIEITGPLTLNLRAERGGKGNGRVYTITVEAKDAAGNASTKTVTVSVPKTQGGK from the coding sequence ATGGCCGCCGACAACGTTGACGGCCCGGTGAGCGTCGTCGCGAGCCCGGCTTCCGGGAGCACCTTCCCGCTTGGGACAACCACCGTCAGCCTCACGGCCACCGATGCTGCCGGCAACAGCGCGAACGCTTCCTTCGCGGTCACCGTGCGTGATACGACGCCGCCAGTTATTTCCGCGGATGCGACCAAGACCGCTGAAGCAACCAGCCCGACTGGGGCTGTGGTCACGTTTGTCGCCATTGCGACCGACACAGTCAGCGGCAATGTGCCTGTGAACGCGAGTCCGGCTTCGGGCAGCACGTTCGGGATCGGATTGTCGTCGGTGTCCTTGTCCGCCACGGACGCCGCCGGCAACACCGCTTCGGGGAGCATCCTCATCAATGTCCGCGACACCACGGTGCCTGTGATCTCCAGCCTCGCTCCGTCGAGCGCGACGCTGTGGCCGCCGAATCACAAGATGGTTCCGATCACGTTGACCGCGGTTGCGTCCGATGCCGTCGGCGTGGCCTCGCTCCAAATCATCAGCGCCACGAGCAACGAGCCTGACAACGGCCTGGGCGATGGCGACACCGCGGGCGACATCGAAATCACCGGCCCCCTCACGCTCAACCTCCGCGCCGAGCGCGGCGGCAAGGGCAACGGCCGTGTTTACACCATCACGGTCGAAGCCAAAGATGCCGCCGGCAACGCCAGCACCAAGACGGTGACCGTTTCGGTGCCCAAGACCCAGGGCGGCAAGTAA
- a CDS encoding DUF721 domain-containing protein, whose product MPRTRNRNPAPKSRANTQHSPAATDPQKPCRSALAEWRGIDLVDLEKTQAPSAKPIHSIMPEVLKSMGLERRRTEAEILRVWNHLIDPTIVAHAQPTGLRKGTLFVTVDHSVWLSEIVRYRRKEILERLQHSFGRDLIAKISFRVG is encoded by the coding sequence ATGCCAAGAACTCGAAACCGAAACCCCGCCCCGAAATCTCGGGCGAACACACAGCATTCGCCCGCGGCCACCGACCCCCAGAAGCCATGCCGCAGCGCGCTCGCAGAATGGCGCGGGATCGACCTGGTGGATTTGGAGAAGACTCAAGCGCCCAGCGCAAAGCCCATCCACAGCATCATGCCCGAGGTCCTGAAGTCCATGGGACTGGAGCGCCGCCGAACCGAGGCGGAAATCTTGCGCGTTTGGAATCACCTGATCGATCCCACCATCGTGGCTCACGCCCAGCCCACCGGCCTTCGCAAGGGCACCCTCTTCGTCACCGTCGATCACAGCGTCTGGCTGAGCGAAATCGTCCGGTACCGGCGCAAGGAAATTCTGGAACGGCTGCAACACAGCTTCGGCCGCGATTTGATCGCCAAGATTTCGTTCCGTGTGGGGTAG